Proteins found in one Lutimonas zeaxanthinifaciens genomic segment:
- a CDS encoding DUF2061 domain-containing protein gives MILFRSKNEKYYKRGETKRRSIVKAFTWRTLGTLDTIVISYFLTGEIKTAVSIGGIEIFTKMFLYFFHERIWNFIKWGKRGI, from the coding sequence ATGATTTTATTTCGTTCCAAAAATGAGAAATATTACAAAAGAGGAGAAACTAAAAGAAGAAGTATAGTTAAAGCATTTACATGGAGAACCCTGGGGACACTGGATACTATAGTGATCTCTTATTTCCTTACCGGGGAAATTAAAACAGCGGTATCCATTGGTGGTATTGAAATCTTTACTAAAATGTTTTTATACTTTTTTCATGAAAGAATATGGAATTTTATCAAGTGGGGTAAAAGAGGAATATGA
- a CDS encoding ExbD/TolR family protein — translation MSKFKKKKKGMPGISTASLPDIVFMLLFFFMVTTVMRETELKIKKPQLPKATEVKKLERKSLVSYIYVGKVKDQKGDKIQLNDRIADVKDVKYFIFAERETHPEDEIPLLTTSIKADIESNVGTITDIKEELRNINALKINYSTLKGDVMDNVK, via the coding sequence ATGTCTAAGTTTAAAAAGAAGAAAAAAGGAATGCCTGGTATTTCTACAGCATCTTTACCGGATATTGTATTTATGCTTTTATTCTTTTTTATGGTTACCACGGTGATGCGTGAAACTGAATTGAAAATAAAAAAGCCACAATTGCCTAAGGCAACTGAAGTCAAAAAGTTGGAGCGTAAGAGTTTGGTCAGTTACATTTATGTTGGTAAGGTAAAGGATCAAAAAGGTGACAAGATCCAGTTGAATGACCGAATAGCTGACGTAAAAGATGTGAAGTATTTTATTTTTGCAGAAAGGGAAACACATCCTGAAGATGAGATTCCACTGCTTACAACATCGATTAAGGCAGACATTGAATCTAATGTTGGAACTATTACTGACATTAAGGAAGAATTAAGAAACATCAATGCGTTGAAAATAAATTATTCTACCCTAAAGGGAGATGTTATGGATAACGTAAAGTAG
- a CDS encoding homocysteine S-methyltransferase family protein, with the protein MREKLEAILKERIMILDGAMGTMIQAYKFTEEDYRGERFKDFEVLLKGNNDLLSLTQPEAIKEIHRKYLEAGADIIETNTFSGTTIAMADYSMEDLVYELNFESARLAKEAALEYTAKDPSKPRFVAGSMGPTNRTASMSPDVNDPGFRAVTFDELRVAYKQQGEALLDGGSDLLLVETVFDTLNAKAALFAIEEIKEERGIDVPIMLSGTITDASGRTLSGQTAEAFLISVSHIPLFTIGFNCALGANLLQPHLEAIAPKTDIAISAHPNAGLPNAFGEYDETPEQMAGQIEAYMERNLVNIVGGCCGTTPEHIKAIAEAAARYKPRQTEAIKS; encoded by the coding sequence ATGAGAGAAAAATTAGAAGCAATTTTAAAAGAAAGGATCATGATCTTAGATGGTGCCATGGGTACCATGATCCAGGCTTACAAGTTTACAGAAGAAGATTATCGCGGAGAACGGTTTAAAGATTTTGAAGTCTTGTTAAAAGGCAACAACGACCTCTTGTCTTTGACGCAACCGGAAGCTATTAAGGAAATTCATAGAAAATACCTTGAAGCCGGTGCAGATATTATTGAGACCAATACGTTTTCAGGGACCACCATTGCCATGGCCGATTATTCGATGGAAGACCTTGTGTATGAATTGAATTTTGAATCGGCAAGGCTCGCCAAGGAAGCAGCGTTGGAATATACAGCAAAGGATCCTTCAAAGCCACGTTTTGTGGCAGGCTCCATGGGGCCTACCAACAGGACGGCAAGTATGTCTCCTGACGTAAATGATCCGGGTTTTCGGGCAGTTACCTTTGATGAATTGAGAGTCGCATACAAACAACAGGGAGAAGCCCTTTTAGACGGTGGATCGGATCTGTTGCTTGTAGAAACCGTCTTTGACACCCTGAATGCAAAAGCAGCCTTGTTCGCCATTGAAGAGATTAAGGAAGAACGAGGAATTGATGTTCCCATCATGCTAAGCGGAACCATAACAGATGCAAGCGGCAGGACCTTATCGGGTCAGACAGCAGAGGCTTTTTTGATCTCAGTATCTCATATCCCTTTGTTTACCATTGGTTTTAATTGTGCTTTAGGGGCAAATTTACTGCAGCCACATCTTGAGGCGATTGCACCTAAAACGGATATTGCGATTTCTGCTCATCCTAATGCCGGCCTTCCCAATGCCTTTGGGGAATATGATGAAACCCCGGAGCAAATGGCGGGTCAGATTGAAGCCTATATGGAGCGAAACCTGGTAAATATTGTAGGAGGATGTTGTGGTACAACCCCCGAGCACATCAAAGCCATAGCCGAGGCAGCCGCACGTTATAAACCAAGACAGACAGAGGCCATAAAAAGTTAA
- the metK gene encoding methionine adenosyltransferase yields the protein MSYLFTSESVSEGHPDKVADQISDNLLDNFLAFDPDAKVACETLVTTGQVVLAGEVKTTTYIDAPKIARETIKKIGYTKGEYKFEGESCGVISLIHEQSQDINQGVDRGPEEEQGAGDQGMMFGYATNETTNYMPLALDLSHRLLRELAVIRRENRDIKYLRPDAKSQVTIEYSDDGVPQRIDTIVLSTQHDEFDEDEAMLEKIKNDIISILIPRVAADLPESIQALFNDQIKFHINPTGKFVIGGPHGDTGLTGRKIIVDTYGGKGAHGGGAFSGKDPSKVDRSAAYAARHIAKNMVAAGVCDQILVQVSYAIGVAEPTSINVETYNSSKIGKTDGEISRIVEGIFDMKPAAIEKRLKLRNPIYSETAAYGHMGRNPRTITKKFSSPYSGEKTIEVELFSWEKLNYVDTIKEAFGL from the coding sequence ATGTCTTATTTATTTACGTCTGAGTCTGTTTCTGAGGGGCATCCTGATAAGGTTGCTGATCAAATATCGGATAACCTTTTAGATAATTTTCTGGCCTTTGATCCAGATGCCAAAGTTGCCTGTGAAACGCTGGTGACAACCGGCCAGGTAGTACTTGCCGGAGAGGTGAAAACGACTACCTATATTGATGCTCCCAAGATTGCGAGAGAAACCATCAAAAAAATTGGTTATACCAAGGGGGAATATAAGTTTGAAGGAGAAAGTTGCGGAGTGATCTCTCTTATTCACGAGCAATCTCAGGATATCAATCAGGGAGTTGACAGGGGGCCTGAAGAGGAACAAGGTGCCGGAGACCAGGGAATGATGTTTGGTTATGCTACCAACGAAACGACAAACTATATGCCACTCGCTTTGGACCTTAGCCATAGATTATTAAGGGAATTAGCCGTGATTAGAAGGGAAAATAGAGACATCAAATACTTAAGGCCTGATGCTAAAAGCCAGGTGACCATTGAATATTCAGATGATGGAGTTCCGCAAAGAATAGATACCATTGTACTCTCAACCCAGCATGATGAATTTGATGAAGATGAAGCCATGCTTGAAAAAATAAAAAATGACATCATAAGTATTCTGATCCCACGTGTTGCTGCGGATCTTCCTGAGTCTATACAAGCACTGTTTAACGATCAGATCAAGTTCCACATTAACCCTACAGGTAAATTTGTTATTGGGGGCCCTCACGGAGATACGGGTTTAACCGGGAGGAAAATAATAGTTGATACCTACGGTGGTAAAGGTGCTCATGGAGGAGGGGCTTTTAGTGGTAAGGATCCGAGTAAAGTGGACCGATCAGCGGCCTATGCCGCTCGACATATAGCAAAAAACATGGTTGCCGCAGGGGTATGCGATCAGATCCTGGTACAAGTGTCTTATGCAATCGGTGTGGCTGAACCTACATCGATCAATGTAGAAACATACAATTCCTCTAAAATCGGGAAAACTGACGGAGAAATATCCCGAATTGTAGAAGGTATATTCGATATGAAGCCTGCAGCCATTGAAAAAAGGTTAAAACTTCGAAATCCAATCTATAGTGAAACGGCAGCTTATGGGCATATGGGAAGGAACCCAAGGACAATAACTAAAAAGTTTTCCTCTCCTTATTCAGGAGAAAAAACCATAGAGGTTGAACTTTTCAGCTGGGAAAAACTTAATTATGTTGACACGATAAAGGAGGCTTTCGGACTGTAA
- a CDS encoding deoxynucleoside kinase, whose amino-acid sequence MHIAIAGNIGAGKTTLTSLLAKHYKWEPHFESVAENPYLDDFYGSMERWSFNLQIYFLNSRFRQILEIRESGKNIIQDRTIYEDAHIFAPNLHAMGLMTNRDFGNYESLFELMERLVSPPDLMIYLRASIPTLVGQIHKRGRDFENTISIDYLSRLNERYEAWISTYKKGKLLIIDIDNLNIVDNPEDLGSIIDRIDAQIHGLF is encoded by the coding sequence ATGCATATTGCTATTGCCGGAAATATTGGAGCGGGAAAAACAACATTGACCAGTTTATTGGCGAAACACTATAAATGGGAGCCTCATTTTGAATCAGTTGCGGAAAATCCTTATCTCGATGACTTTTACGGATCAATGGAGCGCTGGTCTTTTAATTTGCAGATTTATTTCTTAAACAGCAGATTCAGACAAATCCTTGAAATTCGCGAGAGTGGTAAAAATATCATTCAGGATAGAACCATATATGAGGATGCGCATATTTTTGCACCCAACCTACATGCAATGGGATTGATGACGAACAGAGATTTTGGTAATTATGAATCCTTGTTTGAATTGATGGAAAGACTTGTGTCTCCTCCTGATTTAATGATTTATCTGCGCGCGAGCATACCAACCCTTGTCGGGCAAATACATAAGAGAGGAAGGGATTTTGAGAATACGATCAGCATCGATTACTTAAGTAGATTAAATGAGCGATATGAAGCCTGGATAAGCACATATAAAAAAGGAAAATTACTGATCATTGATATTGACAATCTGAATATCGTAGATAATCCGGAAGACCTGGGGTCAATTATCGACCGAATCGATGCGCAAATTCACGGTTTATTTTAA
- a CDS encoding O-acetylhomoserine aminocarboxypropyltransferase/cysteine synthase family protein produces the protein MSDQQISTKALHAGHDTTQTAGTRAVPIYQSTSYVFNDTDHAANLFSLAELGFIYTRLNNPTNDILQNRLAAIEGGIGAVVFASGTSAISTGLLTLLTAGDHIVASSSLYGGTYNLLNVTLPRLGIKTTFVDASNPENFSSAVQENTRAFFVESLGNPKLDVLDLEAISSHAKAAKVPFIVDNTVATPALLNPIKHGADIVIHSLTKYIGGQGNSLGGVIVDAGNFDWANGKFPEFTEPSAGYHGLKYHEVLGNASYTFKLILEGLRDFGGALSPFNAFQIIQGLETLPVRIKQHSENALELAQWLEQRDEVAWVNYPGLESSPYKSLSDKYLPNGQSGIVTFGIKGGFEAAKKFTDATEIFSLLANIGDTKSLIIHPASTTHQQLTEEQQSDAGVSRDLIRLSVGIENIDDLKADLENAFKSL, from the coding sequence ATGAGCGATCAACAAATTTCAACTAAAGCACTTCACGCAGGCCACGATACAACGCAAACTGCCGGGACAAGAGCAGTTCCAATTTATCAATCCACATCCTATGTTTTTAATGATACGGATCATGCAGCGAATCTGTTTTCTCTGGCTGAACTTGGTTTTATTTACACCAGGTTAAACAATCCCACTAATGATATCCTTCAAAACAGATTAGCAGCCATTGAAGGGGGTATTGGAGCAGTTGTCTTTGCATCCGGAACTTCAGCCATCTCAACGGGATTACTGACCCTGTTAACCGCGGGAGATCATATCGTAGCCAGTAGTAGTTTATACGGGGGGACTTACAATTTATTGAATGTCACCTTGCCCCGATTAGGAATAAAAACAACTTTTGTGGATGCATCCAACCCTGAAAATTTCTCTTCGGCGGTTCAGGAGAACACCAGGGCATTTTTCGTGGAATCCTTAGGAAATCCGAAATTGGATGTTCTTGACCTCGAAGCGATATCAAGTCATGCAAAAGCAGCTAAGGTTCCTTTTATTGTGGACAATACCGTGGCAACACCCGCTCTTTTGAATCCAATCAAACACGGAGCAGATATAGTTATTCATTCCTTGACCAAGTATATTGGAGGACAGGGTAATTCTTTGGGTGGAGTAATTGTTGATGCGGGAAATTTTGACTGGGCCAATGGAAAATTCCCGGAATTTACAGAACCATCTGCCGGTTATCATGGCCTGAAATATCATGAAGTACTTGGAAACGCTTCCTACACTTTTAAATTGATACTTGAAGGATTAAGAGATTTTGGCGGGGCGTTAAGTCCATTCAATGCGTTTCAGATCATTCAGGGATTGGAAACACTTCCGGTTAGGATCAAGCAACACAGTGAGAATGCACTTGAATTAGCGCAGTGGCTGGAACAAAGAGATGAGGTAGCCTGGGTTAATTATCCGGGACTTGAAAGCAGTCCATATAAATCACTTTCCGATAAATACCTTCCAAACGGACAAAGCGGTATTGTAACTTTTGGAATTAAAGGAGGGTTTGAAGCGGCGAAAAAGTTCACGGATGCTACAGAGATATTTTCTCTTCTTGCCAATATAGGTGATACCAAATCCCTGATCATTCATCCGGCAAGTACCACACATCAGCAACTCACCGAAGAGCAGCAGTCTGATGCGGGTGTGAGCCGGGACCTGATCAGATTATCAGTAGGAATTGAAAACATAGATGACCTTAAGGCCGATCTTGAAAACGCATTTAAAAGTTTGTAA
- a CDS encoding trans-sulfuration enzyme family protein, with protein MTKKSEFETEAIRQQIPRSGFSEHSSAMYVTSSFVFDDAEDMRASFAEEKEKNIYSRFSNPNNTEFVDKIVAMEGAESGYAFASGMAAIFSTFGALLSSGDHILSARSVFGSTHALFTKFFPKWGIETSYFNINEAESLESLIRPSTKIIYAETPTNPGLEIIDLEFLGKISKKHGILLVIDNCFATPYLQQPIKFGADLVVHSATKLIDGQGRVLGGVTVGRADLIREIYLFSRNTGPSLSPFNSWILSKSLETLSVRVDRHCENALALAEFLEDHEKVSKVRYPFLKSHPQYDIAVKQMKKGGNIVAFEVTGGLQGGQDFINRIRMCSLSANLGDTRTIVTHPATSTHSKLSIEERNTVGITDGLIRVSTGLENISDIVEDLSQALNY; from the coding sequence ATGACAAAGAAAAGTGAATTTGAAACAGAAGCAATAAGGCAGCAGATACCACGTTCGGGTTTTTCTGAGCACAGCAGTGCCATGTATGTCACATCAAGTTTTGTTTTTGATGATGCAGAAGACATGAGGGCCTCTTTTGCGGAAGAAAAAGAAAAGAACATTTACAGTCGTTTTTCAAACCCGAACAACACTGAATTTGTAGATAAGATCGTGGCTATGGAAGGAGCAGAAAGCGGGTACGCATTCGCTTCCGGGATGGCAGCTATTTTTTCCACTTTTGGAGCTTTGTTAAGCAGTGGTGACCATATCCTTTCAGCGCGTTCTGTATTTGGGTCGACGCATGCCTTGTTCACCAAGTTCTTCCCAAAATGGGGTATTGAAACCAGTTATTTTAATATCAATGAGGCTGAAAGCCTGGAATCACTGATCAGGCCGAGCACGAAGATCATTTATGCGGAAACCCCTACGAACCCTGGCCTGGAGATCATCGATCTTGAGTTTTTGGGAAAAATTTCCAAAAAACACGGGATTTTACTCGTGATCGACAACTGTTTTGCAACGCCATATTTACAACAGCCCATCAAATTTGGAGCAGATCTGGTGGTGCATTCAGCAACCAAACTGATCGATGGCCAAGGAAGAGTCCTGGGAGGAGTTACCGTGGGGCGGGCTGATCTGATACGAGAAATATATTTGTTCTCCAGAAACACAGGGCCCTCTTTATCACCATTTAACTCATGGATCTTATCAAAAAGCCTTGAAACCTTGAGTGTAAGAGTGGACCGGCATTGTGAAAATGCTTTGGCTCTGGCTGAGTTTCTCGAGGACCATGAAAAAGTGTCCAAAGTACGGTATCCGTTTTTGAAGTCTCACCCGCAGTATGACATTGCTGTAAAACAGATGAAAAAAGGTGGAAATATCGTAGCATTTGAGGTTACTGGGGGATTACAGGGCGGTCAGGATTTTATAAACCGTATCAGGATGTGCTCCTTATCGGCAAATTTGGGAGACACAAGAACCATCGTTACACATCCGGCCACCTCGACGCACAGTAAGTTGTCCATAGAAGAGAGAAACACGGTGGGCATAACGGATGGATTAATTAGGGTATCAACAGGATTGGAAAATATTTCAGATATTGTAGAAGACTTATCACAGGCTTTAAACTACTGA
- the thrA gene encoding bifunctional aspartate kinase/homoserine dehydrogenase I, translated as MKQLLNIQIENFTTETGYYYPEFGLSYQLFGLPLGQAPVVLVNHALTGNSNVAGDEGWWRSLIGLGRLIDTSRYTVLAFNIPGNGYDEVEANRIDNYEDFTARDIARLFGLGLEKIKVDNLYAVIGGSLGGGIAWEMAVLFPELIENLIPVASDWKASDWILAHNKTQQQILSNSSKPVHDARMMAMLFYRTADSFKEKFNRTRNEEQGNFNTESWLLHHGRKLEDRFSLPTYKMMNHLLSSVDITRDRGTFNEVASQIRARVTQVGVDSDFFFVPKENKETQKLLNEAGVENYYEEIKSIHGHDAFLIEFEQMEKILTPIFKQPKRKSLKDKGIRVLKFGGKSLANGEGLERVLEIIENKVKQEDRFVVVLSARGSSTDNLEAILEKSKAGEDYKESLDSFMEYQILPSRDIDFEHEFNLLSEIFEGVALLGDYSEKIKDRVLAQGEVLSVKMLSHLLNKKGIPSKAVDSRTLLKTDSSFGEAHVLEDVSKDNFKKYFGKNGHELQLVTGFIASNSKGETTTLGRNGSNYSASLFANFLDAAELESYTHVNGIYTANPDLVSNAQMIEELSYQEANELASFGANILHAKTIIPLVEKNIPLRLLNTFDKENKGTLIKSHATNKGIRSVTVQNNVSLINLEGRGLLGKIGVDARIFTALSKGGINVSIISQGSSERGIGFVVSSNDAFLAKEILEEEFALDIKMKDVNRIYVKEDLSIVSIIGQNLSSFHKSYNALTINKIKPILINNTVTGDNICLVLEDQDLNKAVNVIHGQIFGVSTNINVAVFGVGLVGGTLIEQILKSKKDILKRRNININVFALSNSKQLLLKRDGVGQNWKDDLLKQDDSGFTINDVIGFARNNHLENLIAVDNTANRDFIKNYIPLVENGFDLVSSNKIGNTVEFSFYKELRAALKRNEKSYLYETNVGAGLPLVDTIKLLHHSGENITRINGVFSGSLSYLFNNFSEQDKNFSDILQEAVDQGFTEPDPREDLSGNDVARKLLILARELDLENEFEDVKIQNLIPEHLRDGSAADFLSKLKDLDQEYQEVKDAQEEDHVLRYVGVLAGDLSKSKGELEVKLVSVSKKSSLGQVQGSDSIFEIYTESYGERPLVIQGAGAGAKVTARGVFGDILRLTEKAV; from the coding sequence TTGAAACAGTTACTTAATATACAAATAGAGAATTTTACGACGGAAACAGGATATTATTATCCTGAATTTGGTCTGTCCTATCAGTTATTTGGGCTTCCGTTGGGTCAGGCTCCAGTGGTGTTGGTAAACCATGCCCTTACAGGAAATTCAAATGTAGCGGGAGATGAAGGATGGTGGAGGTCTCTCATTGGACTCGGCCGGTTGATAGATACCAGCAGATATACAGTTTTGGCGTTTAACATTCCCGGAAATGGTTATGACGAGGTTGAGGCTAACCGAATAGATAATTACGAAGATTTTACTGCAAGAGACATTGCAAGATTATTTGGACTTGGTTTGGAAAAGATCAAGGTTGACAATTTATACGCAGTTATTGGAGGATCTCTTGGCGGAGGAATAGCTTGGGAGATGGCGGTTCTTTTTCCTGAATTGATCGAAAATCTTATCCCTGTGGCTTCCGATTGGAAGGCTTCTGACTGGATACTGGCGCATAATAAAACGCAACAGCAGATTTTATCAAATTCGAGCAAGCCGGTTCACGATGCTCGTATGATGGCAATGTTATTTTACAGAACCGCCGATTCGTTTAAAGAAAAATTCAACCGTACAAGGAACGAAGAGCAGGGCAACTTTAATACCGAAAGCTGGTTGCTTCATCATGGTAGAAAACTTGAAGACAGGTTTTCACTACCTACGTACAAGATGATGAATCATTTATTGAGTTCTGTGGATATTACAAGGGACAGAGGGACATTTAATGAGGTTGCAAGCCAGATCAGGGCCCGAGTGACTCAGGTAGGGGTTGATTCTGATTTCTTTTTTGTTCCCAAAGAAAATAAGGAAACGCAAAAACTTCTGAACGAAGCAGGTGTAGAAAATTATTATGAAGAGATTAAATCGATTCACGGGCATGATGCTTTTTTGATCGAGTTTGAGCAAATGGAAAAGATATTGACGCCGATTTTCAAACAGCCAAAGCGCAAGAGTTTGAAAGATAAGGGTATTAGGGTGTTGAAGTTTGGAGGAAAATCTCTGGCTAATGGTGAAGGCCTGGAAAGGGTGTTGGAAATCATCGAGAACAAGGTAAAGCAGGAAGACCGGTTTGTTGTGGTGTTGTCGGCAAGAGGTAGTTCAACCGATAATTTGGAAGCCATTCTTGAGAAATCGAAAGCAGGAGAGGATTATAAAGAAAGCCTGGATTCGTTTATGGAATACCAGATTTTACCCTCCAGGGATATCGATTTTGAGCACGAATTCAATCTCCTGAGCGAGATTTTTGAAGGGGTTGCCTTATTGGGAGATTACAGTGAAAAAATAAAAGACAGAGTGCTTGCCCAGGGAGAAGTACTTTCTGTAAAAATGCTAAGCCACCTCTTGAATAAAAAAGGAATTCCTTCAAAGGCAGTTGATTCAAGAACCTTGCTGAAAACAGATAGTAGTTTTGGGGAAGCCCATGTATTAGAAGATGTATCAAAAGACAACTTTAAAAAATACTTTGGCAAAAACGGACATGAATTACAATTGGTAACCGGGTTCATCGCTTCAAATTCAAAGGGAGAGACCACGACCTTAGGACGAAACGGAAGCAATTATTCAGCTTCACTTTTTGCTAATTTTCTGGATGCAGCGGAGCTTGAAAGTTACACCCACGTCAATGGAATATATACGGCAAATCCCGATCTTGTATCGAATGCCCAGATGATTGAAGAACTTTCCTATCAGGAGGCCAATGAACTGGCTAGTTTTGGGGCAAATATTCTGCACGCCAAGACCATTATTCCTTTGGTTGAAAAGAACATACCCTTGCGACTTCTCAACACCTTTGATAAGGAAAATAAAGGAACTCTGATCAAGTCTCATGCCACAAACAAAGGTATACGCTCCGTAACGGTACAGAATAATGTATCGCTGATCAACCTTGAAGGAAGAGGATTGCTTGGTAAAATTGGTGTAGACGCCAGAATATTTACAGCATTAAGTAAAGGCGGGATTAATGTAAGTATAATTTCACAGGGATCTTCAGAGAGAGGTATTGGATTCGTTGTGAGTTCCAATGACGCTTTCCTGGCAAAGGAAATACTTGAAGAAGAGTTTGCGCTTGACATTAAAATGAAAGATGTGAACAGGATCTATGTAAAAGAGGATCTTTCAATCGTATCTATAATCGGGCAGAACCTTTCAAGCTTCCATAAATCTTACAATGCCTTAACGATAAATAAGATAAAACCAATATTGATCAATAATACGGTTACAGGAGATAATATTTGCCTGGTTCTGGAAGATCAGGACCTTAATAAGGCGGTGAATGTAATTCACGGACAGATCTTTGGGGTTTCCACCAATATTAATGTAGCGGTGTTCGGAGTAGGTCTTGTGGGAGGAACATTGATTGAACAGATTTTAAAGAGTAAAAAAGACATCTTAAAAAGACGAAATATTAATATTAATGTTTTTGCCTTAAGCAATTCAAAACAATTGTTACTGAAAAGGGATGGGGTTGGCCAAAACTGGAAGGATGACCTGCTAAAACAGGACGATTCAGGATTTACCATTAATGATGTTATCGGTTTTGCCAGAAACAATCATCTTGAAAATTTGATCGCTGTTGATAATACGGCAAACCGTGATTTTATAAAAAATTATATTCCGCTTGTAGAAAACGGATTTGATCTGGTTTCTTCAAATAAGATCGGAAATACAGTTGAATTTTCATTTTATAAAGAATTAAGAGCTGCTTTAAAAAGGAATGAAAAGAGTTATCTCTATGAAACCAATGTAGGAGCAGGATTACCCCTGGTGGATACCATCAAATTGTTGCATCATTCGGGAGAAAATATTACGAGAATCAACGGGGTCTTTTCGGGGTCTCTGAGTTATTTGTTCAATAATTTTTCTGAACAGGATAAAAATTTCAGTGATATCTTGCAGGAGGCCGTGGATCAAGGGTTTACAGAGCCTGATCCAAGAGAGGACCTGAGCGGAAATGATGTGGCGCGTAAATTACTAATCTTGGCCCGTGAACTCGATCTTGAGAATGAGTTTGAAGATGTTAAAATCCAGAATTTGATCCCGGAGCATCTACGCGATGGAAGCGCCGCAGATTTTTTGAGTAAACTCAAAGATCTGGACCAAGAGTATCAGGAAGTTAAGGACGCTCAGGAAGAGGATCATGTGCTCAGATATGTAGGCGTATTGGCAGGGGACCTTTCAAAAAGCAAAGGAGAGCTCGAGGTAAAATTAGTTTCTGTATCTAAGAAGAGTTCTCTGGGACAGGTGCAAGGATCAGATTCGATTTTTGAGATCTATACGGAGTCTTATGGAGAGAGGCCTTTGGTTATTCAAGGAGCCGGTGCAGGAGCAAAGGTAACCGCAAGAGGTGTGTTTGGAGATATTTTAAGATTAACGGAAAAAGCGGTCTAG
- a CDS encoding ExbD/TolR family protein — protein MAKRDAPEINAGSMADIAFLLLIFFLVTTTMDVDTGISRKLPEKQPEDMPDPPKLKEKNVFVVTVNRNNDILVEGETFMTIDQIREEAKKFIDNGGGLGNPIDGAEPAECDWCEGSKDPASSDHPNKAIISLESDRGTSYGTYISVQNELVGAYTDLRNRLSEKMYGVSYTQMLKDQSNNPNNETLKERIKIIKGKYPQIISEAEPTK, from the coding sequence ATGGCTAAAAGAGATGCACCGGAAATCAATGCAGGGTCAATGGCCGATATTGCATTCTTGTTGCTCATATTCTTCCTCGTAACTACGACAATGGATGTGGACACAGGGATTAGCAGGAAATTGCCCGAAAAGCAGCCGGAAGACATGCCTGATCCGCCAAAATTGAAAGAAAAAAACGTGTTCGTCGTAACGGTGAATCGTAATAATGATATTTTGGTTGAAGGCGAAACGTTTATGACGATTGATCAGATTCGTGAAGAAGCAAAGAAGTTTATTGATAACGGAGGTGGCTTAGGAAATCCAATCGATGGAGCTGAACCTGCGGAATGTGACTGGTGTGAAGGGTCAAAGGACCCGGCATCATCCGATCATCCTAACAAAGCGATTATTTCTTTGGAAAGTGACCGCGGAACTTCTTACGGAACCTATATCTCGGTTCAAAATGAATTGGTGGGTGCCTATACGGATTTGAGAAACAGGTTGTCAGAGAAGATGTACGGGGTTTCATATACTCAGATGTTAAAGGATCAGAGTAATAATCCTAATAATGAAACCTTGAAGGAGAGAATAAAAATAATTAAGGGTAAGTACCCTCAGATCATATCTGAGGCGGAACCTACAAAGTAA